A region from the Candidatus Electrothrix scaldis genome encodes:
- a CDS encoding NACHT domain-containing protein — protein sequence MSDQFTNSGGGEQNVGQGDRAIGKQENVTQPVSGQGNIVTGTGNVTVHQVISPDLSGNDKESLASFRAKNSLIRLLLDWLWPGLHYFLTVRLGLLPDPPERAALEQRLREQQADWIQGLRDQTFLPPPAKEVPTAPPQFTSGSGKFYTPIQQLIKEVAGLSSGGDAVSAQIAALSKKSKPVRSLVKKLRNTENPLIVLGDPGAGKTITLKQVAIALSDENSGKVFPTLCLFIPLGRWKPVDHPSISDVEALVAEAAGPELAPRLAGLAQQQRLTVIFDGLDEMSRQQYTEHTEALSEYAQRYTGQIQTLFSCRITDFSPVFLHSRLVLLPFTQRHITQYLFRQFGREKQQVSGELLSIKELGRRLATEKLPIQPGNPFTLWLLSLYLEHPQKANLSYRQYCRTCLGICSKNAKNRALI from the coding sequence ATGAGTGATCAATTCACCAATAGTGGTGGTGGAGAGCAGAACGTCGGTCAAGGCGACAGGGCTATTGGCAAGCAAGAGAATGTCACACAGCCGGTGAGCGGACAGGGTAACATTGTTACCGGCACCGGTAATGTGACGGTACACCAAGTTATTTCCCCGGATCTGTCTGGCAACGATAAAGAATCCCTTGCTTCGTTCAGGGCAAAGAATTCATTGATCCGCCTTCTACTGGATTGGCTCTGGCCCGGTCTGCATTATTTCTTGACCGTCAGGCTCGGCCTGCTCCCTGATCCACCTGAACGGGCCGCGCTGGAACAGCGTCTGCGGGAGCAGCAGGCTGACTGGATTCAAGGACTCCGCGACCAAACTTTTCTCCCGCCGCCAGCTAAGGAAGTGCCGACAGCCCCTCCGCAATTTACATCTGGCAGTGGAAAATTCTATACGCCGATACAGCAGCTTATTAAAGAAGTAGCTGGCTTGTCATCCGGCGGTGATGCGGTCAGTGCCCAGATAGCTGCCTTGAGCAAAAAAAGCAAGCCTGTTCGTAGTCTTGTCAAAAAGCTCCGCAATACAGAAAATCCGCTGATTGTCCTCGGAGACCCCGGTGCCGGAAAAACCATCACCCTGAAACAGGTTGCCATTGCCTTAAGTGATGAAAACAGTGGCAAGGTCTTTCCTACTCTCTGTCTGTTTATCCCCTTGGGCCGCTGGAAGCCTGTTGATCATCCTTCAATCAGCGATGTTGAAGCCTTGGTGGCTGAAGCAGCTGGTCCTGAGCTGGCTCCTCGTCTTGCCGGGCTTGCACAACAACAGCGGCTGACCGTTATTTTTGATGGTCTGGACGAAATGTCTCGACAGCAGTACACCGAGCATACAGAAGCCTTGAGCGAGTATGCGCAACGGTATACAGGGCAGATACAGACCTTATTCTCCTGCCGGATTACTGATTTCAGTCCTGTCTTCCTGCATAGCCGTCTTGTCCTTCTTCCCTTTACCCAACGGCACATCACCCAGTACCTGTTCAGGCAGTTCGGTAGAGAAAAACAGCAGGTTTCTGGTGAGCTGCTGTCGATCAAAGAACTGGGCAGACGGCTTGCAACCGAAAAGCTGCCCATCCAACCAGGAAATCCTTTTACGCTCTGGCTCCTTTCGCTGTATTTAGAGCATCCTCAAAAAGCCAACCTCTCATACAGGCAATACTGCAGGACTTGCCTTGGCATTTGCTCAAAGAACGCAAAAAATCGAGCGCTAATATGA
- a CDS encoding methylenetetrahydrofolate reductase C-terminal domain-containing protein — translation MLQTALSTPGEFTLTFELVPRQGFDREHVDPLLDFAGQAKADGRIKALSLTDNPGGNPALAPVAIGAELVNMGIEPLIHFSLKDKNRNQIGSHIYLYQRLRLRSLLVMGGDFPNPGYYGRGRPVYDLDSIQLLQLLRDMENGRYPDRSGKCKKQYPTPSIFKGCVVSPFKATEAEQVWQYAKLLHKIRAGADFVVTQVGFDIRKFEELQGFLEEQGVKIPLLANVFIPTLPLARALAAGKIPGVLLSEDLVRRMEAEAAAGAKHARLDRAALMVSRLKKCGYNGVHLGGVNLQFQDIAYVMDRVEELDKEGLPDNADCDFPVPGTWYYFQQPAADSGDHQGEKFEKKFAQPLAPGRALGTIWMHKLGHDFFFTEKYVTGRLFARFCLFCAQGRWRSNFLFWLEKSFKYLVYDCQMCGECTLPSSAFLCPQWHCPKRLVNGPCGGSQRGRCEVHPERSCFWVRVYNRLENDTTLADLAAPPHLPPKDWQREKTSSWVNFFSGQENKQE, via the coding sequence GGCTTTGATCGGGAGCATGTTGACCCGCTTCTCGATTTTGCCGGTCAGGCAAAAGCAGACGGCAGAATTAAGGCACTTTCTCTTACCGACAATCCTGGTGGCAATCCGGCGCTGGCACCGGTGGCTATCGGTGCTGAGCTCGTCAATATGGGCATTGAGCCCCTTATCCATTTTTCTCTCAAAGACAAAAATCGCAATCAGATCGGTAGTCACATCTATCTCTATCAACGCCTGCGCCTGCGTTCGTTGTTGGTGATGGGAGGAGATTTTCCTAATCCTGGCTATTATGGACGGGGCAGGCCTGTTTATGATCTGGACTCCATTCAACTCCTTCAGCTTTTGAGGGATATGGAAAATGGCCGCTATCCTGACAGGAGCGGCAAATGCAAGAAGCAGTATCCCACCCCCAGTATCTTTAAGGGCTGCGTGGTTTCTCCTTTCAAGGCCACTGAAGCAGAACAGGTCTGGCAGTACGCAAAGCTCCTGCATAAAATTCGAGCTGGCGCAGACTTCGTTGTCACTCAGGTGGGATTTGATATCCGCAAATTTGAGGAGCTTCAGGGCTTCCTTGAAGAGCAAGGAGTTAAGATCCCCCTCTTGGCCAATGTCTTTATTCCCACCTTGCCGTTGGCTCGCGCCTTGGCTGCGGGAAAGATACCGGGTGTACTGCTGTCCGAGGATCTGGTGCGGCGGATGGAGGCAGAAGCTGCTGCCGGAGCCAAGCATGCCCGTCTTGATAGGGCCGCATTGATGGTAAGTCGCTTAAAGAAATGTGGCTATAATGGGGTCCATTTAGGCGGCGTGAATCTCCAGTTTCAGGACATCGCCTATGTTATGGACCGGGTTGAAGAACTGGACAAAGAGGGTCTGCCAGACAATGCGGACTGTGATTTTCCCGTGCCGGGTACCTGGTATTATTTTCAGCAACCAGCAGCTGATTCTGGAGATCATCAAGGAGAAAAATTTGAGAAAAAATTTGCCCAACCTCTTGCGCCGGGGAGAGCCCTTGGCACGATCTGGATGCATAAATTAGGGCATGATTTTTTCTTTACAGAGAAATATGTTACGGGTAGGCTCTTTGCCCGTTTTTGTTTGTTTTGTGCGCAGGGGAGGTGGCGAAGCAATTTCCTTTTTTGGCTTGAGAAGAGTTTTAAATACCTGGTCTATGACTGCCAAATGTGCGGCGAATGCACCTTGCCTTCTTCTGCTTTTCTTTGTCCGCAATGGCATTGCCCCAAGCGTCTGGTCAATGGCCCCTGCGGAGGCAGTCAGCGTGGGCGATGCGAGGTCCACCCAGAACGTTCCTGCTTTTGGGTTCGGGTCTATAACCGCCTGGAGAATGATACTACCTTAGCCGATTTGGCAGCCCCTCCCCATTTGCCGCCCAAGGACTGGCAGCGGGAAAAGACTTCTTCCTGGGTGAATTTCTTTTCTGGACAGGAAAATAAGCAAGAGTAA